The following coding sequences are from one Humulus lupulus chromosome X, drHumLupu1.1, whole genome shotgun sequence window:
- the LOC133806795 gene encoding uncharacterized protein LOC133806795, producing the protein MDARIWWDVVKQTRTLKIMTVANFVQVFSKKYYSVVVLATRVHEFVTLTQDSVSVIEYAPNFDRLARFAFEVVFPTEAMRVQRFIRGLKPLIARDVKMTSTELVSFAEILDKALDAEYMETRIWKDGAARGKAKKSKALQESNKTKAQEGQNSGTDKRSKITTPNGNHKNHNNNHNRGNH; encoded by the coding sequence ATggatgctagaatttggtgggaCGTAGTTAAGCAGACACGAACTTTAAAGATCATGACCGTGGCTAACTTTGTACAAGTCTTTAGCAAGAAGTACtatagcgttgtagtgctagcaACTAGAGTTCATGAATTTGTGACGCTGACACAAGATAGTGTTTCAGTCATAGAGTATGCCCCAAATTTTGACAGACTAGCAAGGTTTGCATTTGAGGTAGTTTTCCCAACAGAGGCCATGAGAGTCCAGAGATTCATAAGGGGACTGAAGCCTCTGATTGCCAGGGATGTCAAAATGACCAGTACAGAGCTAGTTAGCTTTGCTGAGATTCTAGACAAAGCTTTAGATGCTGAGTACATGGAGACCCGTATATGGAAGGATGGTGCTGCAAGGGGAAAGGCTAAGAAGAGTAAAGCCTTACAAGAGAGTAACAAGACAAAAGCCCAAGAGGGTCAAAACAGTGGTACTGACAAAAGGTCCAAGATCACAACTCCCAATGGTAATCACAAGAACCACAATAATAATCATAATCGTGGAAACCACTAG